From the genome of Pungitius pungitius chromosome 20, fPunPun2.1, whole genome shotgun sequence:
ACAAGTTGAACGCATGAGACCTTTAGTTTAAGAATTATGGCATAAAAGAATCCTGCAAATAACACATTTGCATACAAAAGATGTTCATTAGCAGTGAATTTGAAGCACCCTAAATGTCAACTTCTACCCCCTGTCCCCCGTCGCCCACTCCGCCCCCCCTGAAGCTGTAAACCTAGGGAAACGCTGCAGTGTGTCCCATGGACTCACCGGAGTTGTACTTTGCAGGTATGACCGGCCACTCCGAGGTAGTGAGAGTCGTCTTCCATCCGGAGCAGATCAGCTTTGCCAGCCTGCTCAAAGTTTTCTGGGAAAGCCACAACCCGACTCAAGGTACGACCCCTAGGCCACAGACACTCTCACGACTGAACCCTCTGAGGGAAATAAAGTGCTTGTTGGGTCTTACAGAATGTTTTGATACCTGCGAGGAAGTAGCATGAGATATTTTTGTCCTCATTAGTCGCTTAGACACAAAAACTTGTGGAAAGAGGGTTGAAAATTACAGAATTTACCCATGCATATGCTGTGCACATGAAACGTTATCCAGATGTTCTACATCAGGGGAGACACTGAGATCCACCTGCTTTAGAAGCTTTTATGTCACATGTTAATATAGGGTGTCACAGCTTGTTAGCATAATGTGAAGCAGAGGTAAGGCCGACGAGAACCGATGTGTCACTCAAATGTAAAATCCTGACCCCTGGAAAGCAGAAGATCCGAAATCAGGAGAGTACGAAAGTTATTAGGATTCGCACTGAGtcacaaaaaatgtttcacttgAGACCAAAGTGTGGGACCAGGCAGACACGCTGTCATCCCTACAGCCGCACCACTCAAGGGCTGAAACCACGCTCTGTGGTTGACAGGCTGACAAGCCGACTGTGAAAGGAATACCTGATGAATTGATCAGTTCACactccaaaatatatatattttttaaatgtagcatttATTTTGGCCCAAGAGGAACAAGTAATATTATTTGGAAGGTGCTGTCAGCTGTTGTTTTTGGACAATGCTGCCTCAGCCAGGAACGGAGGAGAACTAAAACTCACTCAAGTGTTATTGCTTTCtgtgtctgtatttgtgtgtgtttgtgcacgtgcatgtgtgtgtgcagggatgCGACAGGGGAACGACATGGGGACGGCATACCGCTCCGTCATCTACGCCGACACAAAGCGGCAACTGGAGGAAGCTCTGGCCTCCAAAGATCAATACCAGAAGGTACACACACCTATCCACGGATCTGGCTCCAATGCCTCTATCATCCTCAATTCTCCTTTCCTTTGTCCTCATCTTATTCCTCCTCACTCTATTTCCCAGCATCCCCCGCTGCGGCCCATCCCTCTTTCTTTCACATTATCTCAGAAACACTTGCCCAGATGCTTTTGCCTTCTGAGGAAGAACACGGATATGTATTATGGATGTGTCTGTGTTCCATTTGCCATATGcttttaataacacacacacacacacacacacacccaaaagaTGTGTAACACGCTCCCTCTGTTGAACTCTCTCCTGCTGAGACTCCTGCACCACTATCCCACCAACAGGgcttgttgccatggaaactgcCGAAGATGTTGTTGCTCTATTCTATTCTGTTCTAATCTAGTGTAGTCTGGTCCTTTTATGagcttctccttttcttctgtcCTGTTCCTCCCCCTGTTCacagctctttttttctgtctaaagcCGTGCGTCTTTTATCATAATTCTCCCTTACTGTCTTTACAATTTCCCTCCAAGGCGTTGATTTGATGTTACGCAAACAAAAAAGGTTCCTGGGTTCAACTGTAACTTACAATACTACATTGTAGCAAGTACTGTTACTGTACTGTTACTGTACTGTGTACTGTACTGTATACTTGAGGAAACCCTTCTCATACATGGAATACCAAATTTTGCTTAAAAGGACACATGTGTATTTTACGTTAACGTTCATTTCAGATCCATTCAGACCTGACCGATATTTCCTGTTCTGGACCAGGGTTACGGCAAAGTCTAATTCTACCTTCTCCCTCCTGATGGAAGATCCCAATATATTGATACTAAATGTTGGAAAAGAGTTGATTATTGATtttagagggaggagggaggaggtgttCCCAGTCATAATTGCGGGTCAACAGATATAAATTGTTCTTTGGGTAAGATAAATATCTTTGTTTCTATCTGGACTGTAAATTAAACTGAAGAAGGACCACTAGATGTGTCCCAATTGCCAAGGCTGCATCCGTGTAGCCCCCAGCCTTAGCATTAGACCTGGGCTGAGTCTTTCAACAACCGCATAGACTGAACCCAGCGGCCTCTGAAATGGGACGGTCTGGCCtacggggggacttcctgcttgcctcatcagctttacctccactgctcccgctgcctagcaacctgctgcacaGTAGAAGCCTTAAAAGCCAAAAAACGTATAAAGTACAGCTAGGGAAGATTATCTTCaacttatttcatttaatttaggaagatatGCTGTAAGCTTTCAGCCAGAGAGAAGATAATTTTccagttattttaaattcaaatctaactaatttataattattttaagctaaaagtaatattgcgatcagaggcagaggagattccatcaaTGCCAATGAAaaccacaacagcaaacacattaaCTTGTGTGCAAGGACTTAGGATAGGATATGAGCTAATAACTGTAACCTTAAGATATTGGATGTGATgttatattataacatttatatcaCTAGATATTAAAGTGAGTTATATATTACTTAACGTTACACATGAAAGTGAACTCTTCCACGCTGTTTGCTCACCTGCCTCCGTCCTGAATATATTAAATCCTCATAAAGGATAAATTAGTTCTCCAAATTGGCTTCTGGGGGGGCTCCAGCCCTGGACCGCGTCCCGAGGAGGCGACGGAATGGGACAGCTGAGACAAGTGTCTTGATCGGGACACAGCTGCTGATGCTGTTTTTGAAAAGGCTCAGTCAAAACTTTTGTTCTCGAGGAAGCTTAGATCCTTTGATATCGGCGGAAAGCTTCTTCGTGTTCATCAGGGCACCTTAGCTAGTGTCCTCTATGCTGTGCTCTGCTATGGATAGCTGATCAGGTTGGCCTTCCCCTGGACTCACTAGAGGTCCCTATAGAAACAAGAACAACGACCAAGTTGAAAGCAATCATTTCTTTAGAAGGCCATCCACCACACAGTGTTTTTATGAACTCAGAAGCTCATTCAGTGAGCGACTCCTGTGTTCTACTAAACAACTCAGAAGGTCTTCTATACCAGCAGCAATTTTGGTTTTTGAATGAACACCTTTAGGTTTAGCATCTTTCTGATGTAAATCATGTTCTATAATcttctggttttgtttgttccttGTAACGCGTTTCTTGTCTGTTGTGCTCTGCAAATGAGTTTCGCCACTGGGGATTAATAAGGTTTTCTAATCTAATCTACCAAGACCAGAaccaaccaaataaaaaaaaaaataataataatttaatttgaattccGATGGCAGGGGTCACTAACTGGCGCAACGTGGCCTGGATTTCGACCCAGAAGCCGTCCCAATCCGGACCTCGACCTAAAGCTAAAACATATAATTGGGATCTAAAACCTGACGGAGTGGAGATGAACTTCATTTCAATAACTGCCATCATAATTACGTAAATGACAAAGACACAACAAATGTCTGAAAGGGGCTTGAATTGAATCAATTGATTGAATCAATTGATGAAGCCCGGTTGTAAAGTTTATCAGCCTTTATACCAAATTATCTTTGGACTTATTCCCAAGGCTTCAAAGAGCAGCAGCTTGTTTCCCAGAAGTATCCTCATGCAGCTCGTTAAATGTGCATGTTTCAAGGCCCAGAAAGCCCATTTAGTGGTATTAAGGGGAGAAGGAGCTGACGTGTGCAAGTATGCATCTGTTCCCTCTTGCATTGAAACTATGATGCTCTTTATAAAGAGGATTTCCAAAACAaaagtgcaacaacaaaaatgggAACTTGAGCATTAAGTTCAACGGATTTTGGTAGCAACACAAGATATATCAAAATCCAAAGAATTTAACTGAGCACATTCATTTTAGATTTTACTAGCAATACTTTATTTATGAATCCCGTTGGTCCATGGAGGATGAATCCCGGTAGTTTGGTAACGCAGCATTGTACGCATCGTTTAAATTAAACACAGTTTGTCACTGGCCACAGAGGGCCCCCTCATTACAATATTTAATACACTGCCTGTAGGAAAGGCATCTAGAGCTGGAGCAATTATTCCTGACAATCTATACGAGACCAGGTTAGGGACGTGTTTCATGTCTGCGAGGTTAATGCGTCTGAAAACAAGCAGTTGTCGCAGATCAGCCATTAATAAAAGACGGTATAGATGTGATCAGCGTTAATCCCTCTCCACTGCTGCACCATCACCACACCTGTATTGAGCATAGGGCATAGTACCTCCCACCAACAGGCCCCCTGATTTCTCTGGTCTCCCTGGTTGTCCATTGCACCACCTGACGGCACCTGCACCAGATGGCTTCTAAAAGCTGTGTTTGCATGATCCTGCTGGTTAGTGAGCAGTGATGCCGGGAAATGCATCATGTTatggaaattaaatgaattaaaagaatTGTATCTTCTTTATCTGTAATTAGGCTGTAGGCTTTTATTGTTAAGCTCAGTAGATTGCTAGACAACAGGAGCAGCAAAAGTAATGCTGATGACGcaggcaggaagtccccccccctccccgcatgCCAGACCGTCCCATTTCAGAGACTGTTCGGTTCAGCCTATGTAGTTGTTGGAGGACCCTGCCCAGGTCTCCTGCGAAGGTGGAGAAAGTCCTGCTGGTGACTGGCAGAGCTGCATGTGAGGAGGTGAGGCGGCCTACGAGGATACACTTGGTCATTCAGGGTTACGGAGGAACAGAGATTCTGACAAAACAATCTGGAAACTAAGCCAGTTGTTAAAAGTGTTTGAGGTTCACGGTCTGATTGTAGACAGGTGTGGAGATGAGCCCAAAGGGTTAGACGGTGTTAGAAGCCGCGCCCTTGCCCCGCCCACACAAATACCCACAGGCCAAACAGGGGAGGAGACACAAGGAAGCACAGGGAAACACAAGAAAAGGACAGATATGTACAAGCAGAGCTGCAAATAGGCATGTGGGGGgaacactttaaaatgtaaaggagTCCTCACTGAAAtagtcaaagtgaagaaaagagaagaaaagtgaaAAGTATGCAAGAGTCGGGGGAATAAAATAGTCAAGCTGGAGaaattgacttaaataaataaataaaataaaattttgatACCAATGGTTGAcgccatttttattttgtgacatCAGAGGGTGGAGCTAAGGACTACCAAACGCTGACAAAGACCTTTGTACGGAAGCAAAAGGTTAAATTTATTTTTGATTGAACTGAAAATAATGTTAAAGTTGTCAGATGAAATAAGAAGCAACTCCCAGACCGAACAATGCTGTTGTAGCAACCAGTTAATTCCAAGGTAGCCGCGCCGCAAAGCCTACCCTGGTTAATGGAACAATTATACACtaaatcaacaacaacatcacagtTTGGAAGAGTTTTGGAGACTTTTTGAATGTCTCCTGagataataaatgtttttgaggTCTTAAGGCAATAATTCAAGGGACATTTTCTCATAGATTTCTATACAATCTTACTTATTTTGCAACCAGTGAAGTTGCTCCCTAATGGCCATTATGAAAAAATGCAGGTTTAAGGCATTCGCTGTCACCATTTTTTGAGCACTTATGGCCCTCAGagtattcatcttttttcatttgttgacaTAAACATATCCATTTTAGCAGTCAGGAAGGCTCTGGGAATATAactttgtttattgaaatttgTGGGGTCTCATGAAGGAAGCTTTTATCTATAATGGTCTTCCCTCCATCTAATCACTACATCCCTCTATCAATCTTTCTAGATTTAGTTTaccctctttatttttttcacaccaGATTGCATCCCCCACTCCctcccatctgtgtgtgtgtgtgtgtgtgtgtgcgtgtgtgtgtgtgtgtttgcgagcAGTTGGCCTACAGCAAACACACTCCATGCCAAACCATCTGGGCCTTAAATCTGTCCTCCCCAAAAAACGCTTCAGTTGCAAAACTGCCGTGCACACACCCGTACACAAGCACAGCCATATGCATGCACTGACTGTAACATTTTGTTAGGATAGTGTATTTTTTGGTATGCCTTCATTTACATATTTGATCAAGTTCTCTATAGCTGATGTTTTACACAAAGCCTCAACATTTTCACGCCAAAAGAAGCGAGGCCATCTCAATaattcacgttttttttttcttctgttcctcCCTCACGGTTGAGAGGGGATTCGGCATTCACCTCCGCACATTGACTCTGCGAGCGTTCGCACAGCGGCATCTTTAAAATATTAATGcatcttcgccccccccccccccaccctccccaaaaaaaaaagaatctcaggCAaagtccccctccctcctgccgaTGGAGTCGTTGCAGGTGGCTTTCTTACTCTTTGTCCCCTCGGCCGCCGACCGCCACGCTTCCCCTTCTCCTCGCTCCAAACAAGCCGAGCATGTAAAATGCAGCAGGACCCGGAGACACTTTCCCAGGACACGCTGTCCCAGACACTAGTGGAATTCTTTAACAGGATCCACTCTGaccacccctccacccactccccccccccccccccatgatcaCATTTCATGCATCGAAACACAAAGGATGGAAGAGTGAAAAAGTGATGTGCCgatggaagaggagagaaatgtTGGACCAGGAGCTGTGATAAAGAGAGACAACGCTCTGGTTCATTTGGTGTCGGGTTCTCCACGCCGCCCGGCTCGATTGTATTCTGATTGGGgaatttggtgtgtgtgtgtgtgtgtgtgagtgtgtacgtgTAAAGTACAACGGCACTGCAGAAAATTACCTTGCAGTCGGCTGTCGTTTGTTTGCAGCATGAAAGGagcctcccttttcttctctggCCTCCTACCCGTCATTAGGCTGTGCACTGCGTCTAAAATGGCAGGTGGAAGTGGTaacagtgagtgtgtttgtgtgtgtgtgtgtctgctcgcATGCTTGCTTTATGTAATAATGTGTGCTCCCTCGGTGGAACTGCATGTATTCTTTGCTCTGGCATCTCTTTCCCTCATAGTGCACCTCTCTGGCTACGTTTTCTTTTCATGAACCCCCTTCTAAGGTCTCCTCAACACAAAAATGCCGCTTtctcttccctttctttctcgtGCCTCTTTGTCTATGAAATCCCTCTCCGGTGCTTTCTACATGCCAGATTCACCTCGCCAGTGCTTATCTGCACTGCTCACGTTTTCCCGTGCTTTAGCAGAGCAGTCAAGGTATTTGCATTTCAAATGAGGAATCTACTTCTCCGACATGCAAATGAATGGCTGTGAATTATGCATCTATAGCAGGCTGCTAACACAGTGGCGGGAGCTGCTCAAACAACCACACTGAAACGCAGGGAGGACGGTTGAGGATGCCATGAGACCGGCATCgtgaaaaagagacattttctttttttttttttttgcaggattGATGTCAGTATTATAAATATCTTAAATGCATAGTACAATGTGAAGTACTGCCCCGTGAAACTGAAAGGGGGCTCTGAAAGAACCGTGGTGACCCAGAAAAAGAATACGTCACAACACATCAAAACATTGATGTAAAATTTGAACCGATTTGAATGGACCTAACGCtattgcatgttttcacacaacTACATGGGAATTCTTACATGTGTCCGTTGATAGCTCACTGTTACCGTTACACAACGTTatctttataatatatattttgtttgccAAGTTAGGAGACAAAATAGACCAATGACTAAGATCATTTATGACATTTTCCACGATGAAGGAATCATTACTGGTGGCCTTCTTATTGCAATCTGCAATTCACAGGAATGGAAACggcagcaaaaaaacaacaagcctaGTCTGCAAAAACATAACTTTTGACTGAGGTGTGGAATGGTTTATACGGATGGATGGACCTTCCAAATGTTGAATTCATGCACAATTTATTTGCTCAACGTATTAATGTTTAGTCTGAAAACACTTCTTCCCCCGACTGACCTGAACAACCATTGATGCCATTTAAAGATTTGTCTTCAAGTAGCAAATCACAGTCAACTGAAACAATATCACACTAAGCCTGCCGGatctttatatatttatataagattgtgcatcattttttttctgtgccatGGCGTAGCTCAATTTATTTCCCAGtgctgtttttaatttaattttgttttattttgatttatctACGACAGGCTTTTCCTCATACTTCATCTGCCCTTTGCGTTTGAAATGTTCTGTACAAATATATCTGCTCACTGTATGTAAATGAGATCATGAGGTGCAGCTGCAACAGAGAGGCTCGTTCTGACCCACTGCTGTTTAGTGCCTCCGCCCCACTCACTCAAATTAAATTGTGGTGTCAGTCCAGGAAGTGATGAATCAAACTGCAGGGAGCAAACACTCTCCATTAAAAGTTGAACCCGCCAACGTTAGATCTTTGGTTTCTCTGGTATTTTGGGTTCTAGCAGCATCTCCGACCCTGCGGGTTGGTTTGCTGACGTCCTCTTTCTCAACTTCCGAGCGTTGACGTCAGTGAACTTAAAAAGGTTTTCAAACAATTACCTCCTCAGGGGCACCCGTGTGTGAAATTATCCGGCACCGCTTTAAGTCAGATTGTCTctctactaaaaaaaaaaaacactttttagtATTTCCCCCTGCAGTTCAATCCTCTTGAGCGGGATATGTACCATTTAACATCAAGTCTATCTGCAAAATGGTGCCAATAAGATAAAGTGATTACAAATTAGAAAAAGTAAGGAATGTACACGCCGGCAGTTGTTCGGAttcctgttttctcttcttAGATATGAAGCATGATGCGATGTGTGATACGAAAGGATGAATCTGCAAATTGACAGAACAATAAATGATAGTGATTACAAATCGGAAACGGTTGAGAGAGCAGAAACAAGAGTGAGACCAAATATAGCACAAAGCTCTTTACTTAAGCACAGCCTTAACTTGACCTGAAGGCTAATATCACAATGACAAAGGAGTCACAATTTACCCTATGGGGAGATGGCGTTTGATGATGCAGCCCACTTCCAATCATCCATTCCAGTAGTGGATGGAAACAAGCACTCATTCGTATTTTCTTTCGCAGTTTCTTGAATTTTGAAGACAATTTGATGGAAAATATTCTGACAGTTGAACCGAATATATCGTCTTAATCTAAATTTAAGagttaaagctttttaaaatgtaagccCAGGTATTTGTCCAGGCGCCCTGCTGGGGTTCATCCCTTGGCTGTGACTGGTGAACACAGCACTGGGCTGACAGCAGGTCTCCTTTCAATCAAAAGGCTGGCGGTTGAATCCCCAGCTCTTCCAGTTAACCTCCAAATTGCTCCCAAAGGTTTTGTCTTAGGAATGAAGGCTGAGCCGAGCCTGAAGGCCAAGAGGCACCTAATATCCCCTTCCATCACTAAATGGATGGAGGTGGATGGGTAAATGACATGAAGCTCCTTGAGTCCCGTCCAATCATCTGTTACCTGCTGGAGGGATGTTGGGTGAAGTGAACACTGGCGACCCCTGGGCTTTAggtgtgctgggggggggggggaggattacatttaaataacagaTGCTTTAACAAGGCAAAGTAAGTTAAAAAAGAACTGAATATATAAATTGAACAGAATACGGATTCTACGGTTGGAGCAGTTTTTAACAGCTGGAACGCGCCGTTCCAAGATGGTgttgcttcattttttttaatcctttttacatttacagcaGAACGTAAACCGTTTCTATTGATCAGTAAGTACTGTGGGAACAACCACCCCTCCCGTAAAATTAGGCGGTAGATTATAGTAATTGGGATTTTGTAATTGTAACGCAGTTACACAAAAGAACACAACTAACTATCCGATATTGAGCCTGAATATTCACACAGTAAATTTAGCAAACAACTTCAACCAAGCAGACGCGGAGCAACTTTTTGAGTCTTCATCATCACGCTCTCGTCCGCGGGAGGTTCCTTAAGAGCACAAAGTGTAGTtcagtttttattattgtttaggTCCACCAAGGGGGACAATTATCAGGAACGCCGGCGGTGTGGCTTCAGAGGCTTTGCGGATAAAACACAAACCATGTAAACGTCGAGCCAAATAAAGCTCTCCTGCCACCCATGGCATGATCACGCTGTGTTGTAAACATGCCTGCACACATTCCACAAAACAAGGCAACACCTCTCTGTGAGGAATATAAGTTCTacgagagagagtgtgtgtgtgtgtgtgtgtgtgtgtgtgtgtgtgtgtgtgtgtgtgtgtcttttcatgCTGCCTTTGTCTTTTGATTCATCCACATGCCATCTGGTTGAGTTATTTTATCACAAGGACAAGGTGTCATTACCAACTGTTTCTACCGCagatacatttgtgtgtgtgtgtgtgtgtgtgtgtacgtgcattGTCTGTTCTTTTTGGTTTGTCatgaacacatttcttctttttcttgccaAGATGACACTAAGTGGTTTCCAGTGTGAGGCTTTGCTGAAAGAAACTAGAGGAGGAGAACTAGTATCAGGCATAAAACAGGATCCAGGGAAgggaaaattaaaatgtaaaaacgtaAACAggtgcactaaaaaaaaaacacgttgaaTCCAAAATGTTAGGAAAGTTTACTCCGAAACGCATAACTTTTGGGGTTTATCAAAATTGAAGGGATCAGATAGAACTTGGATTTCCCGTCCTGTTCCATTCCTGCCACGttgtttgttgctgctgctgaaagGGACTCCGCCGAGATCGCAGACCCTTCCATCTCATCTGTTCCTCCATTGCATCAACAACCATCACTCCCACTTGGTTTTTCAGTTTACGTCTCTAGGAGTCTACAAATGCCGTGCCTTTGTTCTTTCAGGTGCTGACCGAGGAAGGTTTCGGTGCGATCACAACAGAAATAGCCGACGGCAAGCCTTTCTACTACGCCGAGGACTACCACCAGCAGTACCTGAGCAAAAACCCCGATGGGTACTGCGGTCTGGGGGGGACCGGAGTCTCCTGTCCAATAGGAATCAAAGCCAAGGCCTAGATCGCCAAGAGCTATTGCGGTCTATAAGAACGCAACAATGGGGTAATTAAAGATTCAAGGTGCTTCCAGAATCAAAAAGCGTTGTGTTTGAAACAAATCCATCTCCCTCTCtatgaaaaccaaaaaaagctGGAGCTCAGTTTGTGCTGAAGATTAAGTGAGCAGATTGCCGCCTAATGTAACCCAGGGACACGCAACAAAAACTGCAGCGTGGACCCCCATAAGGGTCGCCTGTCTTCTCAGCACTTTGCGATTTGAGAACTTACCAGTGCCTAAAGCGATACGCCAATGGCGTGCATCTTTGCTGGTCACTTTAGTGCAAGCAGTACGCACAAGTTCACGCCCCAACACACGCAGTGCAATTCCCTGCGTTAGATGTTTAAAATGGATGTAATCCACTGAACACCAGGGAAAATAAGATTGTCAAACTGCAAGAAAATTGGTAATCCTGGACCAATAAACACCATGAAAATTAATTTGCCACACTTACAGAACATTTAGGCGTTTGATGTGACGCTCATTTATTAGTTTGTCCATTTATTACAAAAAGCGTCATTTGACGACCCCAGTCCTGCACAGCCTGTTCCTCAAATGCAATCAGGAATCTAATATCATGTTTGTGTCCACTATTTACTTTTTTGCAAAGATAAATTAAAAATTGAATAATCTGTTTTCATGATTACaataatttaactttaacattGAAGGTA
Proteins encoded in this window:
- the msraa gene encoding mitochondrial peptide methionine sulfoxide reductase isoform X2 — its product is MAVFGMGCFWGAERKFWRQNGVYSTQVGYAGGYTANPTYKEVCTGMTGHSEVVRVVFHPEQISFASLLKVFWESHNPTQGMRQGNDMGTAYRSVIYADTKRQLEEALASKDQYQKVLTEEGFGAITTEIADGKPFYYAEDYHQQYLSKNPDGYCGLGGTGVSCPIGIKAKA
- the msraa gene encoding mitochondrial peptide methionine sulfoxide reductase isoform X1, translated to MVSASRLRLIWRHFVNSGMGEMGSKAQMPTQATALPGRTEALKVSAKHHVSGNRIVPPFPEGTEMAVFGMGCFWGAERKFWRQNGVYSTQVGYAGGYTANPTYKEVCTGMTGHSEVVRVVFHPEQISFASLLKVFWESHNPTQGMRQGNDMGTAYRSVIYADTKRQLEEALASKDQYQKVLTEEGFGAITTEIADGKPFYYAEDYHQQYLSKNPDGYCGLGGTGVSCPIGIKAKA